The DNA region GATGTTTCcgttaaaaaatgtttgactGCTTTTCACTACCACTACCAACAAAATAACCATAATAACCTTACATCCtcacaaataaattgaaagaCTGACCGGGATCTAACTAAATTCGAAAATCTTTTGCAGATAACTCAAAGCTAGCCCAGTATGTGCGCTCCAACCGAGGAACCGATCTTGTTTACCACGAAGgaaacacatacacacccaATGAAAAGCTGAGGGAGGGACAAAAGAGTCGGGACTGGAAGTGCTCAATGTACCACAAGGCCAAGTGCCGGGCACGCCTGGTTACTCGCATCACCGGTGGAGGGGATATTATTCACGTGACCAGCAACCTGCATACACACCCCACAATGTACACCACGCAGAAAATTGACACACGCGTAGATGACCAGAAACTGTGCCTCGAGAGGAATCCACTCTGCGTTAACACACGATCGATCAAAATGTAGAGCATGACTGGTTAGGATTAGCATGATCTGCAAATGAAATAACTCTTTGGTGAACAGTTTTATGAGTTATGCATGAGTATCACTGCCAAAAGCTAGTTTTGAACCTAATGTGCCAGCCTCAATTACATATCCAAACCAAAGGATATTTTTCTCGAACGAATTTTagtattaaaatgtattaaaaaaaatactttaaaagtactttaaaaacatttaagtaaatttatttatttatattagaCATATTTCTTTAAGTTGTTTTATTGTTGCACTTTACTTCGGTTTTCATAACTAATTCTAGACCGTTTCTTTTACAGGACATCTTTGGACATTGCGCCATCTCCCAGTGGAGGCCATATTTGATGCGGACGGTAAACAGATGGACTTTATCCCCAACATTCGAGTCATCCGAAGTCAGCGGAAGACCATAAAGCTGATGTTTAAAAAGTATGCCTACTCTAAGAGCAACAATCACGAAGCCACGACTTACTGGCACTGTCGTAGCCGTCGCAATGGAAATCCTGCATGCAAAGCTCGGTTTTCAACCAAGAAGCTCAGGAACGGGCGCTATAAAGTATATCTGACCCAGCCGGAGCACAATCATCCTCCGAAAAAGCGTCACCTATAATCagaataattatattttaagaTGAGAGAAATATAAAAGAGCCATGATTTGGCGAAATGACTTGCACTGACTATGAATCTGTATTTATAGCGAATAGCCCAGCAGTTGACTAGTTACTAATCACAATTGTACACTCTCCATCCACAGAAAGCAGCGTGGCGATCTACTCGGCAACTTCCCGGGGAAGAATGCAACTGATTTACGGTGGACAGCCATTCATCTTCGAGAAGACCTTAAAACTGTCTTCGGGAGAGGAGAAGCGCTTCTGGCGCTGCAACCAATGGTGGAACCAAAAGTGTCGGTCCCGTGTCTTTACCATCAACGATGTTGTCTGTCCGCTTAACCGATTTCACACGCACGAGGAGATTGTGCGCCGAAAGAAGCGAGTGCGCCGCGTTCCACCGGTGGAGACGATTGCCAAGGTGGTTGCTACAACCCCGAGGCATCCGCAGCCGCAACAGCCAacccagcaacaacaagagaTCCAGATGACCAGCGATGCAATTGCTGGAGCAATACTGGACGACGAATCCCCAGCCACAATCGATGTCAGCGAGTTGGGGATGCACCTGAAATACGAAGAAATCGTAGCGGATGTCACGGGCATTGTGGGAGCCACGCGAGTGGTCAGCCGCAGGAAGTGAAGATTGCTTTTTTTCTGAAGAAATATCGCAGGGTCATTTTCCTTCTTTATCAAAACTCATGCTtagagttttcatttttgaactTGCCACGTCGAAACCCAAAAGCCAGACAGTTTTGATGAATTTAAAAAGGCTAAATACAACTACTAGCCaatattaacatttttattataatttaagaaCATATATTTAAACCATTTTACTAAGTGTGAAGAAACATATTCCAAGGTTTCCTCCCtttatttgtcaaattttATAAATGCGTCATGATTTCTAATGACATTTTTGACACTTCTAGATTACATTCTGTTCCTTCTGTTATGcctttatttaaacaaaattgacTTAGCTTACTTCCATaattaataatacaaaactgCGTTTTAGGAGACGGACAAGCTAGCACTTATGATTCAGcttataaacaatttattatgtgtacatttaataaaagtaAGCCCCAAACAATGCAATTGAATCGTTGTAGAACCTTCGAACCTTCTTCACATCCCTCTTGAGATAACTACTTCTAGCGAAATAACTATTTACTAAAGCATCGGGTCACATATTTATTATCTTTTAAGGTGACGTTCCCCAGTTCTACTTCACCAAGGGTCAGCGCGAGTCTGTGAAACTCAACTACAACGGTCATAGTTACGTAAAGTTTATGGAGAATGGCCGCGGCACCAAGTGGATCTGTGCCACCCGCTCCACCACAAAGTGCCGTGCTCGCATCCGCACCACAAAAAACAACCGCCTGGAAGTACTGCATGCGTCCCACAATCACGACCTTCCACCGCAGAAGAAGGACCGCGGTCGAATTCGTCAAAGTTTGAGATCCAGAAAGTGATTGGGAGTGTGACTGACTATAGCCAACTTCAAACAGGGAGGTTTTCCCTTACTATGCAAATCTTTATCAGTCAATTTAAAAATAGGTATAGATTAAATTGGAAGTCATTGATTGTACTGATACTGAACACTTAAAGCTTCCCTTAAAATCGCTTGACTGGAAACCATATGGTCTTCTAATCATCATTGAACCGCCATAAACAAACATTCTAAGGCGCTGCCAGCCAATTCACTGTAGCGAAAATGCCTTGGGTTGGGGGATAATCTGATGAATGTAACCTTATTCCTCTCCATTGTCCATGCTCAAAGTTTGATTTGGCATTCTTAATTTACAAGAACGCCTTTATGATCTTCCTATCTCGAAATATGCAAGGAATAATAATTTACATgatcaaaatttaataaaataattcagCATAACGAGGGCACCAAGATTTTAGTTTAccaataaaacattttatttttcatgcTTATGTTTCCTACtgtaaaatacaaaatgaaagtAAAATTTTCGATTTGGGACAACCAAAGCCGAATTGGcataatcaaaataataaaggTTCTTTTCAATCTGGGCCATTAAATTTGAACTTACACCTTGTCTCAGTCGATCGCATTTTGTGGGTAAAATCTCCTTTACTCAATTCTTTGAAGAGTGAAGTTCCTCGAAGCAGGGCTCACACATCCAGTTGCTTCCAGGACATGTGTTGCACAGTGTGTTGATCCTCCTCAGACCCGTCCTGTTCTTTTTGAGGCAATTCACGCATTTCCCCTTCATACGGGGCAATCCCACAT from Drosophila santomea strain STO CAGO 1482 chromosome 3R, Prin_Dsan_1.1, whole genome shotgun sequence includes:
- the LOC120454009 gene encoding uncharacterized protein LOC120454009 isoform X1, which codes for MTGHLWTLRHLPVEAIFDADGKQMDFIPNIRVIRSQRKTIKLMFKKYAYSKSNNHEATTYWHCRSRRNGNPACKARFSTKKLRNGRYKVYLTQPEHNHPPKKRHL
- the LOC120454009 gene encoding uncharacterized protein LOC120454009 isoform X2, giving the protein MDFIPNIRVIRSQRKTIKLMFKKYAYSKSNNHEATTYWHCRSRRNGNPACKARFSTKKLRNGRYKVYLTQPEHNHPPKKRHL
- the LOC120453372 gene encoding uncharacterized protein LOC120453372, which produces ADNSKLAQYVRSNRGTDLVYHEGNTYTPNEKLREGQKSRDWKCSMYHKAKCRARLVTRITGGGDIIHVTSNLHTHPTMYTTQKIDTRVDDQKLCLERNPLCVNTRSIKM
- the LOC120454004 gene encoding uncharacterized protein LOC120454004 gives rise to the protein MQLIYGGQPFIFEKTLKLSSGEEKRFWRCNQWWNQKCRSRVFTINDVVCPLNRFHTHEEIVRRKKRVRRVPPVETIAKVVATTPRHPQPQQPTQQQQEIQMTSDAIAGAILDDESPATIDVSELGMHLKYEEIVADVTGIVGATRVVSRRK